Proteins from a genomic interval of Medicago truncatula cultivar Jemalong A17 chromosome 3, MtrunA17r5.0-ANR, whole genome shotgun sequence:
- the LOC25489959 gene encoding calcium-transporting ATPase 1 — protein MESYLNENFGDVKPKNSSEEALQRWRKLCWVVKNRKRRFRFTANLSKRFEAEAIRRSNQEKFRVAVLVSQAALQFIHGLSLSSEYRVPEEVKAAGFEICADEAGTIVDGRDVKKLKIHGGVEGITDKLNSCVNNGISTSEPLLNQRKEIYGINKFTESPARGFWVFVWEALQDTTLMILAVCAFVSLVVGIIMEGWPKGAQDGIGIVASILLVVFVTATSDYRQSLQFKDLDKEKKKITVQVTRNGYRQKISIYDLLPGDIVHLNIGDQVPADGLFVSGFSVCINESSLTGESEPVNVSDLNPFLLSGTKVQDGSCKMLVTTVGMRTQWGKLMATLSEGGDDETPLQVKLNGVATIIGKIGLFFAVVTFSVLVQGLFSRKLQEGSQWTWSGDDAMEIVEFFAIAVTIVVVAVPEGLPLAVTLSLAFAMKKMMNDKALVRHLAACETMGSATTICSDKTGTLTTNHMTVVKACICGKIKEVNSSIDSSDFSSDLPDSAIAILLESIFNNTGGEVVKNENGKIEILGSPTETAILEFGLSLGGDFHKERQASKLVKVEPFNSIKKRMGVVLQLPDGGYRAHCKGASEIILAACDKFVDSNSKIVPLDEDSISHLNDTIEKFANEALRTLCLAYIDIHDEFLVGSPIPVNGYTCVGIVGIKDPVRPGVRESVAICRSAGITVRMVTGDNINTAKAIARECGILTDGIAIEGPEFREMSEKELLDIIPKIQVMARSSPMDKHTLVKHLRTTFEEVVAVTGDGTNDAPALHEADIGLAMGIAGTEVAKESADVIILDDNFSTIVTVAKWGRSVYINIQKFVQFQLTVNVVALIVNFTSACLTGNAPLTAVQLLWVNMIMDTLGALALATEPPNDELMKRAPVGRKGNFISNVMWRNITGQSIYQFVIIWLLQTRGKTVFHLDGPDSDLILNTLIFNSFVFCQVFNEISSRDMERINVFEGILKNYVFTAVLTCTAIFQIIIVEFLGTYANTSPLSLKLWFISVFLGVLGMPIGAALKMIPVGSV, from the exons ATGGagagttacttgaatgagaatTTCGGAGATGTGAAACCGAAAAACTCATCGGAAGAAGCACTTCAGAGATGGAGGAAGCTTTGTTGGGTTGTTAAGAATCGTAAAAGAAGGTTTCGTTTCACTGCTAATCTTTCCAAAAGATTTGAAGCTGAAGCTATTAGACGCTCTAATCAG GAGAAATTCAGAGTTGCGGTGTTGGTCTCACAAGCTGCACTTCAGTTTATCCATG GCCTAAGTTTGTCAAGCGAGTACAGAGTACCAGAGGAAGTTAAAGCTGCAGGTTTTGAAATTTGTGCTGATGAGGCGGGGACAATTGTTGATGGACGTGATgtgaagaaattgaaaattcatGGTGGGGTTGAGGGTATCACAGACAAACTCAATTCCTGTGTCAACAATGGGATATCAACATCCGAGCCCTTGCTGaatcaaagaaaagaaatttaTGGAATTAATAAATTCACTGAAAGTCCAGCccggggattttgggtttttgtATGGGAAGCACTTCAAGATACAACTCTTATGATACTTGCGGTCTGTGCTTTTGTCTCTTTAGTGGTTGGCATAATAATGGAAGGGTGGCCTAAGGGTGCGCAGGATGGGATTGGTATTGTTGCAAGCATATTGCTTGTAGTGTTTGTCACTGCCACTAGTGATTACAGACAATCATTGCAGTTTAAGGATCTAgataaagagaagaaaaaaattacagttCAGGTCACGCGGAATGGATATAGACAGAAAATTTCAATATATGATCTACTTCCTGGTGATATTGTCCATCTTAATATCGGAGATCAAGTCCCTGCTGATGGGCTTTTTGTGTCTGGTTTCTCTGTATGTATAAATGAATCAAGTTTGACAGGTGAAAGTGAACCAGTGAATGTCAGTGACCTTAATCCTTTTCTTCTATCGGGAACCAAAGTCCAGGATGGATCATGCAAGATGCTTGTGACTACTGTTGGAATGAGAACCCAGTGGGGTAAACTAATGGCTACTCTAAGTGAAGGTGGAGATGATGAAACTCCCTTGCAGGTAAAACTCAATGGTGTGGCTACCATTATTGGAAAAATAGGCCTCTTTTTCGCTGTTGTGACTTTCTCAGTGTTGGTCCAAGGGCTATTTAGCCGCAAGCTGCAAGAAGGTTCCCAATGGACATGGTCTGGTGATGATGCAATGGAAATTGTGGAATTCTTTGCTATTGCTGTtacaattgttgttgttgctgttccTGAAGGTTTACCTTTAGCTGTGACATTGAGCCTTGCTTTTGCCATGAAAAAGATGATGAATGATAAGGCACTCGTCCGTCATTTGGCTGCTTGTGAGACAATGGGATCTGCTACTACTATCTGCAGTGACAAGACTGGCACGTTAACTACAAACCATATGACTGTTGTAAAAGCTTGCATTTGTGGGAAGATCAAAGAGGTAAATAGCTCCATCGACTCTTCTGATTTCTCATCTGATCTTCCTGATTCTGCTATAGCAATTCTACTTGAATCAATATTCAACAACACCGGAGGAGAAGTGGtcaaaaatgaaaatggaaagATTGAGATTCTGGGATCACCAACTGAGACTGCCATCTTGGAATTTGGGCTATCACTTGGTGGTGATTTCCACAAAGAACGACAAGCATCAAAACTTGTGAAAGTTGAACCATTTAATTCTATAAAGAAGCGCATGGGGGTAGTTCTACAGCTTCCTGATGGTGGATACAGAGCACACTGCAAGGGCGCCTCTGAAATAATTCTTGCTGCATGTGACAAATTTGTAGACTCAAATAGCAAGATTGTTCCACTTGATGAAGACTCCATCAGTCACTTGAATGATACAATCGAAAAATTTGCCAATGAAGCTCTCCGGACCCTTTGCCTTGCTTACATTGATATTCATGATGAATTTTTAGTTGGAAGTCCTATTCCTGTTAATGGTTACACTTGTGTAGGAATAGTGGGTATTAAAGATCCAGTTCGTCCTGGTGTTCGAGAGTCTGTAGCCATTTGTAGGTCGGCTGGTATTACTGTTAGGATGGTTACCGGAGACAACATAAATACTGCAAAGGCGATTGCTAGAGAATGTGGAATTTTAACAGATGGTATAGCGATTGAAGGGCCGGAGTTCCGTGAAATGAGTGAGAAGGAATTGCTTGATATCATTCCAAAAATTCAG GTAATGGCTCGATCTTCACCCATGGATAAGCATACCCTAGTGAAACACTTGAGGACAACATTTGAAGAGGTTGTTGCAGTTACTGGTGATGGTACAAATGATGCGCCAGCACTTCATGAAGCGGATATTGGACTTGCAATGGGCATTGCTGGAACCGAG GTAGCAAAAGAAAGTGCCGATGTAATAATACTAGATGATAACTTTTCAACTATCGTCACTGTGGCCAAATGGGGCCGTTCAGTCTACATAAACATACAGAAATTTGTGCAGTTCCAGCTAACTGTAAATGTTGTTGCTTTGATTGTCAATTTCACTTCTGCCTGTTTGACAG GAAATGCTCCCCTCACTGCGGTTCAACTTTTATGGGTCAACATGATTATGGACACTCTTGGAGCACTTGCACTTGCCACTGAACCTCCTAATGATGAGTTGATGAAAAGAGCACCAGTTGGTAGGAAAGGAAACTTTATCAGTAACGTGATGTGGAGGAATATCACGGGGCAGTCTATATATCAGTTTGTCATAATCTGGTTACTCCAGACAAGAGGAAAAACAGTTTTTCATCTTGATGGCCCGGATAGTGATCTGATATTGAATACACtcattttcaattcatttgTATTCTGTCAG GTTTTCAATGAGATCAGTTCCCGAGACATGGAGAGGATAAATGTTTTTGAAGGTATACTGAAGAATTATGTGTTCACAGCTGTACTCACCTGCACCGCCATCTTCCAAATCATAATTGTTGAATTCTTGGGCACCTATGCCAACACATCTCCTCTAAGTTTGAAACTGTGGTTCATTAGCGTTTTCCTTGGAGTCCTTGGCATGCCAATTGGTGCAGCTTTGAAGATGATCCCTGTGGGATCTGTCTAA
- the LOC25489960 gene encoding cyclin-D5-1 isoform X3 — MDDLLCHEKETCLEVEERDEEWSMNQSHQEFGVSEEEHVGLLLQREIAFGFKKDENVVLEDSFKRARLNAINWILKKREALDFHFETAYLSVTYLDRFLSKHFIDQGEKDWAMRLLSIACLSLAAKMEECNVPELSQFQLEDDYVFEGKVIQKMELFVLSSLDWNMEFNLMDHKPSVVAAAATLVAFDQKLTIEDVRLKMNSISQHPLLQPDDVFACYSLIQRLYEEKIKREEHKHLCTPNSSVIRSRPIDYAVAMTKRRRLSFIDDEDGGDKKGPHQENPKI, encoded by the exons atggaTGATCTTTTGTGCCATGAAAAAGAAACGTGCTTGGAAGTTGAAGAGAGAGATGAAGAATGGTCAATGAATCAATCACATCAAGAATTTGGTGTATCTGAGGAGGAGCATGTTGGATTATTGCTTCAAAGAGAGATTGCTTTTGGAttcaaaaaagatgaaaatgttgTGCTTGAAGACTCCTTCAAACGTGCTCGTTTGAATGCAATCAATTGGATTCTCAAA AAAAGAGAAGCATTGGATTTTCACTTTGAAACAGCTTATTTGTCAGTGACTTACTTGGATCGATTCCTTTCTAAACACTTCattgat cAGGGTGAGAAGGATTGGGCAATGAGGTTGCTATCAATTGCATGTCTTTCTCTGGCTGCAAAGATGGAGGAGTGTAATGTGCCAGAGCTATCACAGTTTCAATTGGAAGATGATTATGTCTTTGAAGGAAAAGTGATTCAAAAAATGGAGCTTTTTGTACTTAGCTCATTGGATTGGAACATGG AGTTCAATTTAATGGATCACAAGCCATCTGTTGTTGCAGCAGCTGCCACTTTAGTGGCATTCGATCAAAAGTTGACCATAGAAGATGTGAGAttgaaaatgaattcaatttcTCAACATCCCTTACTTCAACCG GATGACGTATTTGCTTGCTACAGTCTAATTCAAAGATTGTACGAAGAGAAGATTAAAAGAGAGGAGCATAAGCATTTATGTACACCAAATTCTTCAGTTATTCGATCCAGGCCAATTGACTATGCCGTTGCTATGACGAAGAGAAGAAGACTCTCATtcattgatgatgaagatggtggTGACAAGAAGGGACCGCATCAAGAAAATCCCAAAATTTGA
- the LOC25489960 gene encoding cyclin-D5-1 isoform X1 encodes MDDLLCHEKETCLEVEERDEEWSMNQSHQEFGVSEEEHVGLLLQREIAFGFKKDENVVLEDSFKRARLNAINWILKKREALDFHFETAYLSVTYLDRFLSKHFIDQGEKDWAMRLLSIACLSLAAKMEECNVPELSQFQLEDDYVFEGKVIQKMELFVLSSLDWNMGIITPFSFLSYFIKKFSNESPSPIISNTMHPIFTVVMEEFNLMDHKPSVVAAAATLVAFDQKLTIEDVRLKMNSISQHPLLQPDDVFACYSLIQRLYEEKIKREEHKHLCTPNSSVIRSRPIDYAVAMTKRRRLSFIDDEDGGDKKGPHQENPKI; translated from the exons atggaTGATCTTTTGTGCCATGAAAAAGAAACGTGCTTGGAAGTTGAAGAGAGAGATGAAGAATGGTCAATGAATCAATCACATCAAGAATTTGGTGTATCTGAGGAGGAGCATGTTGGATTATTGCTTCAAAGAGAGATTGCTTTTGGAttcaaaaaagatgaaaatgttgTGCTTGAAGACTCCTTCAAACGTGCTCGTTTGAATGCAATCAATTGGATTCTCAAA AAAAGAGAAGCATTGGATTTTCACTTTGAAACAGCTTATTTGTCAGTGACTTACTTGGATCGATTCCTTTCTAAACACTTCattgat cAGGGTGAGAAGGATTGGGCAATGAGGTTGCTATCAATTGCATGTCTTTCTCTGGCTGCAAAGATGGAGGAGTGTAATGTGCCAGAGCTATCACAGTTTCAATTGGAAGATGATTATGTCTTTGAAGGAAAAGTGATTCAAAAAATGGAGCTTTTTGTACTTAGCTCATTGGATTGGAACATGGGTATCATCACTCCCTTTTCATTCCTTTCTTACTTCATCAAAAAGTTCAGCAATGAATCACCAAGTCCTATTATTTCCAACACAATGCATCCTATTTTCACTGTAGTAATGGAAG AGTTCAATTTAATGGATCACAAGCCATCTGTTGTTGCAGCAGCTGCCACTTTAGTGGCATTCGATCAAAAGTTGACCATAGAAGATGTGAGAttgaaaatgaattcaatttcTCAACATCCCTTACTTCAACCG GATGACGTATTTGCTTGCTACAGTCTAATTCAAAGATTGTACGAAGAGAAGATTAAAAGAGAGGAGCATAAGCATTTATGTACACCAAATTCTTCAGTTATTCGATCCAGGCCAATTGACTATGCCGTTGCTATGACGAAGAGAAGAAGACTCTCATtcattgatgatgaagatggtggTGACAAGAAGGGACCGCATCAAGAAAATCCCAAAATTTGA
- the LOC25489960 gene encoding cyclin-D5-1 isoform X2, giving the protein MDDLLCHEKETCLEVEERDEEWSMNQSHQEFGVSEEEHVGLLLQREIAFGFKKDENVVLEDSFKRARLNAINWILKKREALDFHFETAYLSVTYLDRFLSKHFIDGEKDWAMRLLSIACLSLAAKMEECNVPELSQFQLEDDYVFEGKVIQKMELFVLSSLDWNMGIITPFSFLSYFIKKFSNESPSPIISNTMHPIFTVVMEEFNLMDHKPSVVAAAATLVAFDQKLTIEDVRLKMNSISQHPLLQPDDVFACYSLIQRLYEEKIKREEHKHLCTPNSSVIRSRPIDYAVAMTKRRRLSFIDDEDGGDKKGPHQENPKI; this is encoded by the exons atggaTGATCTTTTGTGCCATGAAAAAGAAACGTGCTTGGAAGTTGAAGAGAGAGATGAAGAATGGTCAATGAATCAATCACATCAAGAATTTGGTGTATCTGAGGAGGAGCATGTTGGATTATTGCTTCAAAGAGAGATTGCTTTTGGAttcaaaaaagatgaaaatgttgTGCTTGAAGACTCCTTCAAACGTGCTCGTTTGAATGCAATCAATTGGATTCTCAAA AAAAGAGAAGCATTGGATTTTCACTTTGAAACAGCTTATTTGTCAGTGACTTACTTGGATCGATTCCTTTCTAAACACTTCattgat GGTGAGAAGGATTGGGCAATGAGGTTGCTATCAATTGCATGTCTTTCTCTGGCTGCAAAGATGGAGGAGTGTAATGTGCCAGAGCTATCACAGTTTCAATTGGAAGATGATTATGTCTTTGAAGGAAAAGTGATTCAAAAAATGGAGCTTTTTGTACTTAGCTCATTGGATTGGAACATGGGTATCATCACTCCCTTTTCATTCCTTTCTTACTTCATCAAAAAGTTCAGCAATGAATCACCAAGTCCTATTATTTCCAACACAATGCATCCTATTTTCACTGTAGTAATGGAAG AGTTCAATTTAATGGATCACAAGCCATCTGTTGTTGCAGCAGCTGCCACTTTAGTGGCATTCGATCAAAAGTTGACCATAGAAGATGTGAGAttgaaaatgaattcaatttcTCAACATCCCTTACTTCAACCG GATGACGTATTTGCTTGCTACAGTCTAATTCAAAGATTGTACGAAGAGAAGATTAAAAGAGAGGAGCATAAGCATTTATGTACACCAAATTCTTCAGTTATTCGATCCAGGCCAATTGACTATGCCGTTGCTATGACGAAGAGAAGAAGACTCTCATtcattgatgatgaagatggtggTGACAAGAAGGGACCGCATCAAGAAAATCCCAAAATTTGA